One Setaria viridis chromosome 3, Setaria_viridis_v4.0, whole genome shotgun sequence DNA window includes the following coding sequences:
- the LOC117849831 gene encoding 2-dehydro-3-deoxyphosphooctonate aldolase: MEGPPVALFDSLKAAKPFFLLAGPNVIESEEHVLKMAKHIKGITTKLGIPLVFKSSFDKANRTSSKSFRGPGLEEGLRILEKVKATYDLPIVTDVHESHQCEAVGRVADIIQIPAFLCRQTDLLVAAAKTGKIINIKKGQFCASSVMVSSAEKIRLAGNPNVMVCERGTMFGYNDLIVDPRNLEWLREANCPVVADITHALQQPAGRKLDGGGVASGGLRELIPCIARTSVAVGVDGIFMEVHDDPLNAPCDGPTQWPLRNLEELLEELLAIARVTKGKKPFKIDLTPFQE; encoded by the exons ATGGAGGGCCCGCCCGTCGCGCTATTCGACAGCCTCAAG GCTGCCAAACCATTCTTCCTGCTAGCCGGGCCCAATGTGATTGAATCGGAGGAGCATGTCCTGAAGATGGCCAAACACATTAAAGGCATCACAACCAA GCTTGGGATCCCACTTGTCTTCAAGTCCAGCTTTGATAAAGCAAATCGTACATCATCGAAATCTTTCCGTGGTCCTGGTCTGGAAGAAGGCCTAAGG ATCCTTGAAAAAGTGAAAGCAACATATGACCTTCCAATTGTAACTGATGTGCACGAAAGCCACCAG TGTGAAGCTGTTGGAAGAGTTGCTGACATTATACAAATTCCAGCTTTCCTCTGTCGTCAG ACTGATCTTCTTGTGGCTGCTGCTAAGACTGGAAAAATTATCAATATCAAGAAAGGGCAATTCTGTGCATCCTCT GTTATGGTCAGCTCTGCAGAGAAAATAAGACTTGCTGGAAATCCAAATGTGATGGTCTGCGAGCGTGGTACCATGTTTGGCTACA ATGATCTAATTGTTGACCCAAGGAATCTTGAGTGGCTTAGGGAAGCTAACTGCCCAGTT GTAGCTGATATAACACATGCTCTACAACAACCAGCTGGAAGAAAG CTTGATGGTGGAGGTGTTGCAAGCGGGGGCTTACGAGAACTAATACCATGCATAGCAAGAACTTCTGTTGCTGTTGGTGTTGATGGTATTTTCATGGAG GTACATGATGATCCCTTGAACGCGCCATGTGATGGCCCAACCCAATGG CCATTGCGCAATTTGGAGGAACTATTGGAGGAATTGTTAGCAATTGCT CGAGTTaccaagggaaagaagccgttCAAGATTGATCTCACTCCATTCCAGGAATGA
- the LOC117849849 gene encoding uncharacterized protein, which produces MGRAGRIQAQHTSANLLVRPASAHSHTQSHCPTPPNQTRPRSISPAAGGSPAMGQVLPVPGAREPPAPALPNHLIEEVLVRIATPRDLVRASAACASFRRTVADASFLRRYRTLHRPLLLGILSPWGLLPAEAPHPNAHVADALSRDTYFSPDHLPPRGRPGWLRSDSRDGRVLRMFYEPKDGTVLPELLVADPLTRGYTLLPPIPESLVASLLGPVCPKLVGDFDAFFVPSGDYEEEHFRVIGWTRDEAMAVAFVYSSLSGTWTAGTRAFWGELGLNVCPEEGMLLLADRWPSYAYGCFYWKVFESNKFLKLDVNRMEFLAVRLSPNHEKQQVIVAEAGEGRIGIVSLTFGREITQSLRYSIRQNEGEIANKHPVETTIPLPSDYDEYWVVAAAEGYIFLLGARYISQGGTSTHCVGSSAFLTLEIKTLKIERVCSARGGVCGHIIPYFGFPPFMSLRRI; this is translated from the coding sequence ATGGGTCGGGCCGGACGGATACAGGCCCAACACACAAGCGCCAACTTATTAGTCCGTCCTGCTTCCGCCCACTCCCACACACAGTCCCACTGTCCCACACCCCCCAACCAGACCAGACCTAGATCCAtttcgccggcggcgggtggctcGCCGGCGATGGGGCAGGTCCTCCCGGTCCCTGGAGCCAGGGAACCTCCGGCGCCGGCCCTCCCCAACCACCTCATCGAGGAGGTCCTCGTCCGCATCGCCACTCCCCGCGACCTcgtccgcgcctccgccgcgtgcGCCTCCTTCCGCCGCACCGTCGCCGACGCCTCGTTCCTCCGCCGCTACCGCACCCTCCACCGGCCGCTGCTCCTCGGCATTCTCAGCCCATGGGGCTTACTGCCCGCCGAAGCGCCCCACCCCAACGCACACGTCGCCGACGCGCTCTCCCGCGACACCTACTTCTCCCCCGATCACCTCCCTCCCCGCGGACGCCCCGGCTGGTTACGCTCGGATTCCCGCGACGGCCGCGTCCTCCGGATGTTCTATGAACCTAAGGACGGCACCGTCCTCCCGGAACTCCTCGTGGCCGACCCCTTGACGCGGGGTTACACGCTGCTGCCTCCCATACCCGAGAGCCTAGTAGCCTCCCTCCTTGGTCCTGTCTGCCCCAAGCTTGTTGGGGATTTTGATGCCTTCTTCGTCCCTTCCGGAGACTACGAGGAGGAACACTTTAGGGTGATTGGCTGGACGCGCGACGAAGCAATGGCCGTGGCATTTGTCTACTCTTCGCTTTCTGGCACCTGGACTGCTGGTACTAGAGCCTTTTGGGGTGAACTAGGCCTGAACGTGTGCCCAGAAGAAGGCATGCTGCTACTGGCGGATCGGTGGCCCAGTTATGCGTATGGGTGCTTCTACTGGAAAGTGTTTGAGAGCAACAAGTTTCTCAAGCTTGATGTTAACAGGATGGAGTTCTTAGCTGTTCGCCTCTCACCTAACCATGAAAAACAACAGGTTATTGTTGCTGAGGCTGGTGAAGGAAGGATTGGGATAGTCAGTCTCACTTTTGGTCGAGAAATAACCCAGTCTCTGCGCTACTCCATTAGACAAAATGAGGGTGAGATTGCCAATAAGCATCCAGTGGAGACTACAATCCCGCTGCCTAGTGATTATGATGAGTATtgggttgttgctgcggcagAAGGATATATTTTCCTACTAGGCGCACGATACATCTCCCAAGGAGGCACATCTACTCACTGTGTAGGAAGTTCAGCGTTTCTCACACTTGAGATCAAGACATTGAAGATTGAGAGGGTCTGTTCAGCACGTGGTGGTGTATGTGGCCATATCATTCCATACTTTGGGTTCCCACCATTCATGTCACTGAGGAGGATATGA